The Vanessa atalanta chromosome 2, ilVanAtal1.2, whole genome shotgun sequence genome has a segment encoding these proteins:
- the LOC125072871 gene encoding autophagy-related protein 23-like codes for MADETAVLLNIGDMIDLAIGSPEVGVVDFGMLHTVLHCLAQQLRVSEKNVELRGNAGALPVGRTKAHTVTVSEFIVDTEEKDPAGKMVKKTELPPMQIPTNDQETILVVEKKRLIETPGFGAQRTRTPPPITNEASPLQPIGSTEKLSLVTISKFNILENTVEDLKNRVYGSIPKNEDILEEVRSQTNLKAITDMWTSLNVSSRLEATEAGLAKLSSLVQDIITDTTGLQEELKSRPSITPSVLPRPSTAPAPSAVPSTVPSSITPQPQITAPDSVPSSKKEIPTMQSQIDRLRGDLDNLTNTLYTALGDQIAGLAPPAQSQAVSQMEAPSPQLQAPTQQAQVPTQQLQMPSPQLQSSDTPSKPTPTPSDRRQSEYPKQTSPMSNAMIAEIMERINDLEKRLNKCCESIGKNDGVIQDQANSFQDQLEYLTKQVASLTEILAAGKMSPNLTKDLQGLMTLFQTVQEMQEQLKQVHNTALQLATEKEDRQYHMNVLLEQIELLKTVKLDREDMIEAMADKADMRMLARKVSHDQFELACDDLSRGLEHALGKLNMQEALWQQALDDIQREIEMKLDKMELSPVKDFFNNKLRQLQDNLKQMASLRREVEAAGTKRRLLRDVNCISCDANAVMPTEPPSTVPVLRPLQANISMKPYLSYELDAIRKTQATNVPQRNLHDWENIDKQMAQQKPPQKIRSETGKHICNRYCGGSHTVTTAMQRVARLGHFMKQWGPDVVPLSSGLAAGDDGRMYKVSTVEGANVGSGGVIDTCTPKPKKIDQPKTPQRPMTAQECRCMDGD; via the exons ATGGCGG ATGAAACGGCTGTATTACTCAACATTGGCGATATGATTGATCTCGCGATAGGTTCGCCAGAG GTAGGTGTCGTAGACTTTGGCATGCTGCATACAGTGCTACACTGTCTCGCACAGCAGCTCCGAGTGTCTGAGAAAAATGTAGAGCTGAGAGGAAATGCTGGTGCACTACCCGTCGGCCGGACTAAGGCGCATACTGTTACAGTCAGCGAATTCATCGTCGATACGGAAGAAAAG GATCCAGCGGGGAAAATGGTAAAGAAAACAGAACTAC CTCCTATGCAAATTCCTACGAATGACCAAGAAACAATATTAGTAG TTGAGAAAAAAAGGTTGATTGAAACACCTG GGTTTGGAGCACAACGCACTCGCACTCCCCCTCCGATTACCAACGAGGCATCACCATTACAACCCATCGGTTCCACGGAGAAACTGTCCCTTGTAACGATCAGTAAATTTAATATCCTCGAAAACACAgttgaagatttaaaaaatcgtgTGTATGGAAGCATACCGAAAAATGAAGATATTTTGGAGGAAGTGAG GTCACAAACCAATCTCAAAGCTATTACTGATATGTGGACTTCCTTAAACGTGTCTTCCCGATTAGAAGCAACGGAAGCTGGCCTCGCGAAGTTAAGCTCTTTAGTTCAAGATATTATAACAGATACGACGGGCTTGCAAGAGGAACTAAAAAGTCGACCATCTATAAC TCCTTCAGTGCTGCCTAGACCATCAACAGCCCCAGCACCATCGGCAGTTCCATCAACTGTTCCGTCGTCAATCACCCCACAACCACAAATTACGGCTCCTGACAGCGTTCCCTCAAGCAAAAAGGAAATACCAACTATGCAATCACAGATAGATCGACTACGGGGTGATCTCGACAATTTGACGAATACTTTGTATACTGCTCTTGGAGATCAAATAGCTGGATTGG CACCACCTGCGCAATCGCAAGCAGTGTCACAAATGGAAGCACCATCACCACAATTGCAAGCACCAACACAACAAGCGCAAGTACCAACACAACAATTGCAAATGCCATCACCACAATTGCAATCATCAGACACACCAAGCAAGCCAACTCCGACACCTTCAG atCGGCGACAGTCAGAATATCCTAAGCAAACTTCTCCAATGTCAAACGCCATGATAGCTGAAATTATGGAAAGAataaatgatttagaaaaacGTCTCAATAAATGTTGTGAAAGCATCGGTAAAAATGATGGTGTCATACAAGATCAG gCAAATTCATTCCAAGATCAATTGGAGTATTTAACGAAACAAGTGGCATCATTAACAGAAATACTGGCTGCAGGCAAAATGTCTCCGAATCTCACAAAGGATTTACAAG GTTTGATGACACTTTTCCAAACGGTTCAAGAAATGCAAGAACAGTTGAAACAGGTGCACAATACGGCACTTCAACTTGCGACTGAAAAGGAAGATCGACAGTACCAtatgaat gtTCTGTTAGAACAGATAGAATTGCTGAAGACAGTAAAACTTGACCGCGAAGATATGATTGAAGCTATGGCTGACAAGGCAGATATGCGAATGTTGGCACGTAAAGTTTCGCATGATCAATTTGAACTGGCCTGTGATGACCTCTCACGAGGCCTAGAACATGCACTTGGAAAACTTAACATGCAA GAGGCATTATGGCAACAAGCTTTAGATGACATTCAAAGGGAGATCGAAATGAAACTCGATAAGATGGAATTGTCTCCAGTTAAAGATTTCTTCAACAACAAATTACGGCAATTGCAAGATAACCTCAAGCAAATGGCTTCATTGCGACGTGAAGTCGAAGCAGCTGGAACGAAACGTCGCCTACTTAG GGACGTGAACTGCATATCTTGTGATGCCAACGCGGTTATGCCAACGGAACCGCCTTCCACTGTCCCCGTTTTAAGGCCATTGCAAGCAAATATATCTATGAAGCCTTATCTGAGTTATGAACTGG ATGCAATACGCAAAACGCAAGCGACAAACGTACCACAGCGTAATCTACACGACTGGGAGAACATCGACAAGCAAATGGCTCAACAAAAACCACCACAAaaaataag GTCGGAAACAGGAAAACATATATGTAACCGATACTGCGGCGGCTCGCACACTGTAACAACGGCTATGCAACGAGTAGCTCGTCTTGGACACTTCATGAAGCAGTGGGGACCAGACGTCGTGCCGCTTTCCTCAGGACTGGCTGCCGGTGATGATGGCAGG atgtaTAAAGTAAGCACAGTCGAGGGTGCAAATGTTGGTTCTG gCGGGGTGATAGACACATGCACACCAAAGCCTAAAAAGATCGACCAACCGAAAACACCGCAAAGACCTATGACTGCA caAGAGTGTCGCTGTATGGATGgagattaa